The genomic segment GGGCACGGGCAGGGGCTCAGCCGATTGCCAGGGCTGCAGGTGATCGGGCTCATCGTAACCGGGCCAGTCGTCGGCATGGCCGTCGGGTTTGATCGGTGTTTCTGCCGGGCTGGCGTAGAGCGCGTTCGGGGTGGCGATGGTGGGTTGCCCCAGCAGCAGGTCGCCGGCCAGGTTTGCCATCCGCTGGCCCCGCTCCTGGAGCTGTTGCAGGGCCTGTTGGCGCAGGGCGTCATCCAGTTCCAGCACAAACTTCAGCCCGGCCCAGGGGATCAGCAGCATCAGCAGGCTGGCGAGAAACAGCTGGCGTTTAAGGCTCAAGGTCAGGCCTCACGGGCATTCCAGCGGTAACCCATGCCGTAGGCGGTCTGAATGCCATCAAAGCTGCTGTCCAGCTGGCTGAATTTACGCCGGATGCGTTTGATATGGGAGGTCACCGTGTTGTCATCCAGTACGGTGCTGGCGGCTTCCATCAGCTGGTCCCGGCTGCGAACGTGGCCGGGATGCTGAACCAGGCTGTGCAGCATCCAGAATTCGGTTACCGTCAGGTCCACCGGCTGGTTGTCCCAGGACACGGTCATGCGCTCGACGTTGAGCGACAGCCGGCCCCGGTGCAGCAGCTCATCCGGTTTCTGCAGCGCCTCGGCCCAGGCATCGGCCCGGCGCAGCAGGGCAGTAATCCGGGCCAGCAGGTGGTCCAGGCTCATGTCTTTGGTGACGTAATCGTCTGCGCCCAGGCGCAGGCCGTGCACCGAATCGATATCGCTGTCCCGGGCGGTCAGGAAGATAATCGGCAAGGTGGCAGACTGTGACCGAAGGTCCTGGCACAGAGCAAAGCCGCCTTCCGGCTCGTCTCCGAGCCCGACATCGATAATGGCCAGGTCTGGCAACGCCTGGCGCAGCACCTGCCAGGCCGATGGCCGGTCGCCATAGGCAGACACCCGGTAACCCCGGCGCTCGAACGCCGCCCGGTAGTTATCGCGAATGCCTGCTT from the Marinobacter sp. LQ44 genome contains:
- the pdsR gene encoding proteobacterial dedicated sortase system response regulator translates to MKKHIVLIEDEAGIRDNYRAAFERRGYRVSAYGDRPSAWQVLRQALPDLAIIDVGLGDEPEGGFALCQDLRSQSATLPIIFLTARDSDIDSVHGLRLGADDYVTKDMSLDHLLARITALLRRADAWAEALQKPDELLHRGRLSLNVERMTVSWDNQPVDLTVTEFWMLHSLVQHPGHVRSRDQLMEAASTVLDDNTVTSHIKRIRRKFSQLDSSFDGIQTAYGMGYRWNAREA